In Gopherus evgoodei ecotype Sinaloan lineage unplaced genomic scaffold, rGopEvg1_v1.p scaffold_65_arrow_ctg1, whole genome shotgun sequence, a single window of DNA contains:
- the LOC115643625 gene encoding olfactory receptor 52R1-like, with protein QGIPGLEAAHIWISIPFCNMYVIAILGNFTILFLVKMDLSLHGPMYYFLCLLAVTDLVLLTSTLPKMLSIFWFDSREISFSACLTQMYFIHCFPAVESGIFMAMALDRYAAICHPLRYSTILTNPIVAKISLAVVLRGGMLALPYPILARQWPYCKTNVIPQPYCTHIAMLNLACADTRISSYYGLFVLFYVMGLDVIFITVSYIQILRFIFSLPTKDARLKTFWTCGCHHFVILAFYIPGRFGQNVPLHFHVLIANVYLLMPLVLNPIIYGVGPNRSRTGCSSSLLMKGPDSFSS; from the coding sequence cagggcattcctggcctggaggcggcccatatctggatctccatccccttctgcaacATGTACgtcatagccatcttggggaacttcaccatcctatTCCTTGTGAAGATGGATCTGAGCCTCCATggccccatgtactatttcctctgcttgCTGGCTGTCACTGACCTGGTCCTATTAACATCCACcctgcccaaaatgctgagcatcttctggttcgattccagggagatcagtttcagtgcctgcctcacccagatgtacttcattcactgcttcccAGCAGTGGAGTCTGGGATCTTCATGGCCATGGCTCTGGATCGCTATGCggccatctgccatcccctgagaTATTCTACCATCCTGACAAACCCTATTGTGGCCAAGATCAGCTTGGCCGTGGTGCTGCGCGGTGGTATGCTTGCACTTCCCTATCCTATCCTGGCGAGGCAGTGGCCATATTGCAAAACCAACGTCATCCCCCAGCCGTACTGCACACACATAGCTATGCTGAATCTGGCCTGCGCCGACACCCGCATCAGTAGTTACTATGGGCTCTTTGTGCTATTCTATGTGATGGGTCTGGATGTGATTTTTATCACCGTGTCCTATATCCAGATCCTCAGGTtcatcttcagcctccccacaaaggacgcCCGGCTCAAGACTTTTTGGACCTGTGGCTGCCACCACTTTGTCATTTTAGCCTTTTACATCCCAGGTCGGTTTGGCCAGAATGTGCCGCTACATTTCCATGTTCTCATTGCCAACGTTTACCTCTTGATGCCTCTCGTGCtcaaccccatcatctatggTGTAGGGCCAAACAGATCCAGGACAGGCTGTTCCAGTTCTTTACTCATGAAGGGGCCTGATAGTTTCTCTTCCTGA